A genomic segment from Nocardia cyriacigeorgica GUH-2 encodes:
- a CDS encoding mycofactocin-coupled SDR family oxidoreductase, whose translation MNRMQDKVALVTGAAGGMGRTHCRRLAEEGADLIALDLAGSADDLAATAQEVEALGRRCVTGFADVRDQQSLDVAVAEGADLLGRLDVIVANAGIYADLGPSWELADAAWQRTLDINLTGVWHTVRAGAPYLPNGASIVIVSSTNGLKGGENAAHYSASKHAVVGLARTLANEMGPLGIRVNTVHPGSVGTPMILNESVFAKLRPDLPNPTETDAAEALAQRNLLPVPWVDPIDVSNAVVFLASDESRYVTGTQLVVDAGLTQKV comes from the coding sequence ATGAACCGCATGCAGGACAAAGTCGCGTTGGTCACCGGCGCCGCGGGCGGGATGGGCCGCACCCACTGCCGCAGGCTGGCCGAGGAGGGCGCCGACCTCATCGCCCTGGATCTGGCCGGATCGGCCGACGATCTCGCGGCCACGGCGCAGGAGGTGGAGGCGCTCGGCCGCCGGTGCGTCACCGGATTCGCCGACGTCCGCGATCAGCAATCGCTCGACGTCGCTGTCGCCGAGGGCGCCGACCTGCTCGGCCGCCTCGATGTGATCGTCGCCAACGCCGGAATCTACGCCGACCTCGGTCCCTCGTGGGAACTGGCCGACGCCGCCTGGCAGCGCACCCTCGACATCAATCTCACCGGTGTCTGGCACACCGTGCGCGCCGGCGCGCCGTATCTGCCGAACGGTGCGTCCATCGTCATCGTGAGCTCCACCAACGGCCTCAAGGGCGGCGAGAACGCCGCGCACTATTCGGCCAGCAAGCACGCGGTGGTCGGCCTCGCCCGCACCCTCGCCAACGAGATGGGGCCGCTGGGCATCCGGGTCAATACCGTGCATCCCGGCTCGGTCGGCACCCCGATGATTTTGAACGAGAGCGTGTTCGCGAAGCTGCGTCCGGATCTGCCGAATCCGACCGAGACGGACGCCGCCGAGGCGCTCGCGCAACGCAATCTGCTGCCTGTGCCCTGGGTCGACCCGATCGACGTCAGCAATGCGGTGGTGTTCCTCGCGTCCGACGAGTCCCGCTATGTCACGGGAACCCAGCTCGTCGTGGATGCCGGACTGACTCAGAAGGTGTGA
- a CDS encoding mycofactocin-coupled SDR family oxidoreductase, which produces MGRVSGKVALVTGAARGIGRAQAVRLAEEGADIVAFDICAPVDTVIIPPATPEDLAETARAVEAAGAKVVTATVDVRDGAALRAATDDAVARLGGLDIVCATAGITSSAPALELSEAVWQTMLDVNLTGVWQTCKAATPHLIERGGGSMILVSSIAGLRGLMGVAHYTAAKHGVVGLMRSLAKELAPHQVRVNSVHPTNVDTPMIQNDMVRKSFRPDREHPTREEFAEAAVTMNMLPIPWVEPIDIANASLFLASDEARYITAVTLPVDAGSTQR; this is translated from the coding sequence ATGGGACGGGTTTCAGGCAAGGTCGCGCTGGTCACCGGCGCGGCGCGCGGCATCGGCCGCGCGCAGGCGGTGCGGCTGGCCGAGGAAGGCGCCGATATCGTCGCGTTCGATATCTGCGCGCCGGTCGACACGGTGATCATTCCGCCGGCGACGCCGGAGGATCTCGCGGAGACCGCGCGGGCGGTCGAGGCAGCCGGTGCGAAGGTGGTCACCGCGACCGTCGACGTGCGTGACGGTGCGGCGCTGCGTGCGGCGACCGACGACGCCGTCGCCCGGCTGGGCGGCCTCGACATCGTCTGCGCCACCGCCGGCATCACCTCCAGCGCACCGGCATTGGAGCTGAGCGAGGCCGTCTGGCAGACCATGCTCGACGTCAACCTGACCGGCGTCTGGCAGACCTGCAAGGCCGCCACCCCGCACCTGATCGAACGCGGCGGCGGATCGATGATCCTCGTCAGCTCCATCGCCGGACTGCGCGGGCTGATGGGCGTGGCCCACTACACGGCCGCCAAGCATGGCGTGGTGGGCCTGATGCGTTCGCTCGCCAAGGAATTGGCGCCGCATCAGGTCCGCGTCAATTCGGTGCATCCCACCAACGTGGACACGCCCATGATCCAGAACGACATGGTGCGCAAGTCCTTCCGTCCCGACCGCGAACATCCGACCCGCGAGGAATTCGCCGAGGCCGCGGTCACCATGAACATGCTGCCCATCCCCTGGGTGGAGCCGATCGATATCGCCAACGCCTCGCTGTTCCTCGCCTCCGACGAGGCGCGCTACATCACCGCGGTGACGCTGCCGGTCGATGCGGGCAGCACCCAGCGGTAG
- a CDS encoding alpha/beta fold hydrolase, which produces MSSELSYEGTRREVRTDAGVLRYHEAGDGPPLLLLHGSGPGVTGWRNFRGNLGVFAEDFRCLILEFPGFGVSDDFGGHPMVTALEAVERFVDALGLDRVDIIGNSMGGGVALNYAIAQPNKVGKLVTIGGIGKNIFSPGPGEGIKLLQEFTENPTRPRLIEWLHSMVYDPALVTEELIEERWTQATDPETLDSARRMYSKAAFTAMVRAMEASDAPPPWAMLHKVKAPTLLTWGRDDRVSPLDMALIPMRTIPRAELHVFPNCGHWAMIEQKEAFESAVRAFLLRKD; this is translated from the coding sequence ATGTCATCGGAGCTGAGTTATGAGGGCACCCGCCGGGAGGTGCGGACCGATGCCGGAGTGTTGCGATACCACGAGGCGGGGGACGGACCGCCGCTGTTGCTGCTGCACGGGTCCGGGCCCGGGGTCACGGGATGGCGGAACTTTCGCGGGAATCTGGGCGTATTCGCCGAGGATTTCCGGTGCCTGATTCTGGAGTTTCCCGGGTTCGGTGTGAGCGACGACTTCGGCGGCCACCCGATGGTGACCGCCCTGGAAGCGGTCGAACGATTCGTCGACGCGCTCGGCCTGGACCGGGTCGACATCATCGGCAATTCGATGGGCGGCGGGGTGGCCTTGAATTACGCCATCGCGCAACCGAATAAAGTCGGCAAGCTGGTGACCATCGGCGGTATCGGCAAGAACATCTTCAGCCCCGGTCCGGGCGAGGGCATCAAGCTGCTCCAGGAGTTCACCGAGAATCCGACACGTCCCCGGTTGATCGAATGGCTGCACTCGATGGTGTACGACCCGGCCCTGGTCACCGAGGAACTGATCGAAGAACGCTGGACCCAGGCCACCGACCCGGAAACCCTCGACAGCGCGCGCCGCATGTACAGCAAAGCGGCATTCACCGCGATGGTGCGCGCGATGGAGGCGTCCGACGCGCCGCCGCCATGGGCCATGCTGCACAAGGTCAAGGCCCCCACGCTGCTCACCTGGGGCCGCGACGACCGGGTGAGCCCCCTCGATATGGCCCTGATCCCGATGCGCACCATTCCCCGCGCGGAACTCCATGTATTCCCCAATTGCGGCCATTGGGCGATGATCGAACAGAAGGAAGCCTTCGAATCCGCGGTCCGCGCATTCCTGCTCCGCAAAGACTGA